A window of the Diabrotica undecimpunctata isolate CICGRU chromosome 1, icDiaUnde3, whole genome shotgun sequence genome harbors these coding sequences:
- the LOC140448953 gene encoding protein FRA10AC1 homolog, whose protein sequence is MAKILSQMRYLTPYDIHKMLINDYILKRPGDTSLLKRDSSKDKNDYHVIAENHKFLWEEDDPTDTWEQQFAKRYYNKLFKEYCIGDLSRYKENKIALRWRIEKEVISGKGQFICGNKKCIEEADLRTWEVNFGYMEHGEKKNALVKIRLCADCSKKLNYHTKKKEVKRLNRKKSLPKINKLQDASTSSAAAEIMEPTEGTDIEEIIDSTAADESPWENHKPVEQKSREEEMEEYLQDLLL, encoded by the exons ATGGCTAAAATCTTATCCCAAATGAGATATTTGACTCCTTATGATATccataagatgctaataaatgaCTACATACTAAAGAGACCTGGAGATACATCACTTTTAAAAAGGGATAGCTCAAAAGATAAAAACGATTATCATGTTATAGCtgaaaatcacaaatttttatGGGAAGAAGACGACCCCACAGACACTTGGGAACAGCAGTTTGCCAAACGATATTACAACAAACTATTTAAGGAGTACTGTATTGGGGACCTCAGTAGATACAAAGAAAATAAG ATTGCCTTGAGATGGAGGATAGAAAAAGAAGTCATTTCAGGCAAAGGCCAGTTCATATGTGGAAACAAGAAATGCATTGAGGAAGCAGATTTGAGAACTTGGGAAGTAAATTTTGGATATATGGAACATGGGGAAAAGAAGAATGCTTTagtaaaaataa GATTGTGTGCTGATTGTTCCAAAAAATTAAACTATCATACCAAAAAGAAGGAAGTAAAAAGGTTAAATAGGAAAAAGTCTTTGCCTAAAATAAACAAATTGCAAGATGCAAGTACTTCAAGTGCTGCTGCAGAAATTATGGAGCCAACGGAAGGTACAGATATTGAAGAAATAATAGATTCTACAGCTGCTGATGAGTCTCCTTGGGAAAATCACAAGCCTGTAGAGCAAAAATCAAGagaagaagaaatggaagaataTTTGCAAGATTTACTTTTATAA
- the Nmd3 gene encoding 60S ribosomal export protein NMD3, which produces MEYIQEPLSNEPLKTTILCCECGIAIEPNPANMCVGCLRSQVDITEGIPKQATLHFCRGCERYFQPPGEWVKCTLESRELLTLCLKKLKGLNRVKLIDASFVWTEPHSKRIKIKLTVHGEVAGGAILQQVFVVEYTVAHQMCDECHRSEAQDFWRASVQVRQKSENKKTFYYLEQLILKHKAHENTLGIKPIHGGLDFFYTTEGHARKMVDFLSAVLPCKYQHSKKLISHDIHSNIYNYKFTYSVDIVPVSKDSVICLPKKLTQQLGGISPICLIYRVTNSVHLIDPSTAQIAEISATVFYRYPFGAICNPKQLVEYVVMDIEPIMDKDRKIFPGQGAISHRHVLADIWVVKASELGVNDNTIHTRTHLGHVLKPGDSVLGYNIEDSNINDTNFDKLDRSSVPDVILVKKHYGDRSFRRRQRIWKLKRLAEGDTAFDPDANDYHEFLDDLEEDPELRQNINIFKDKTKLIPVDTFDDNGDSAPHITLAEMLDDLVIDDVDMEEVE; this is translated from the exons atgGAGTACATTCAGGAACCACTCTCAAATGAACCATTAAAAACAACAAT atTATGTTGTGAATGTGGTATAGCTATAGAACCCAACCCTGCTAATATGTGCGTAGGGTGTCTTCGATCACAAGTGGATATAACAGAGGGAATTCCTAAACAAGCGACTTTGCATTTCTGCAGAGGATGTGAAAGGTATTTTCAACCTCCTGGGGAATGGGTCAAATGTACACTAGAGTCTAGAGAACTCTTAACATTGTGTCTTAAAAAACTTAAGGGCTTAAATAGAGTTAAACTTATAGATGCTTCTTTTGTTTGGACTGAACCACACTCAAAAAGAATTAAG ATAAAGCTTACAGTTCATGGAGAAGTTGCAGGTGGTGCAATATTGCAACAAGTATTTGTAGTTGAATATACAGTGGCACATCAAATGTGTGATGAATGCCATAGATCAGAAGCTCAAGACTTTTGGAGAGCCTCAGTTCAAGTTAGACAAAAATCAGAAAACAAGAAAACTTTTTACTATCTAGAACAGCTTATATTAAAACACAAAGCCCATGAAAATACATTAGGAATTAAGCCTATTCATG GTGGCTTGGATTTTTTCTATACAACAGAGGGCCATGCCAGAAAGATGGTTGATTTCTTGTCAGCTGTTCTCCCATGTAAATACCAACATTCAAAGAAATTAATTTCTCATGATATTCACAGCAACATTTACAATTATAAATTTACCTATTCAGTGGATATTGTTCCTGTATCAAAAGACAGTGTTATTTgtttaccaaaaaaattaactcaACAACTGGGAGGAATTTCTCCAATTTGTTTGATCTACAGGGTCACAAATTCAGTTCATCTTATAGATCCTTCTACGGCTCAAA TTGCAGAAATAAGTGCTACAGTATTTTACCGTTATCCATTTGGAGCCATTTGTAATCCAAAGCAGTTAGTAGAATATGTTGTAATGGATATAGAACCCATCATGGATAAAGATAGAAAGATATTCCCTGGCCAAGGAGCTATTTCCCACAGACATGTTCTGGCTGATATTTGGGTAGTTAAAGCATCTGAATTGGGTGTAAATGATAATACTATTCATACTAGAACACACTTGGGCCATGTTTTGAAACCAGGTGATTCTGTTTTAGG GTACAATATAGAAGACAGTAACATAAATGACACAAACTTCGACAAACTTGATAGAAGTTCAGTTCCAGATGTTATTTTAGTAAAGAAACATTATGGGGATAGGTCATTTAGAAGAAGACAGAGGATTTGGAAACTTAAAAGACTTGCTGAAGGTGATACTGCTTTTGATCCTGATGCAAA TGACTACCACGAGTTCTTGGATGATCTAGAAGAAGATCCCGAACTGAGACAAAACATCAACATTTTCAAAGATAAGACAAAGCTGATTCCTGTTGATACATTTGATGATAATGGTGATTCAGCACCTCATATAACTTTGGCAGAAATGTTGGATGATTTAGTCATCGATGATGTTGATATGGAAGAAGTTGagtaa